Proteins from one Arcobacter sp. F2176 genomic window:
- the tsaE gene encoding tRNA (adenosine(37)-N6)-threonylcarbamoyltransferase complex ATPase subunit type 1 TsaE has translation MEKIELVLEENDLIKIINKLDKIIDKKESIILLRGDLASGKTTLVKNYVKFLKIDDLVTSPTFSIQTIYGENIYHYDVYNKSLEEFISLGLLEEFEKEGIHFVEWGDDRLNELLNSYGFHTIKIDIEKLENKRRYIINA, from the coding sequence TTGGAAAAAATAGAATTAGTTTTAGAAGAAAATGATTTAATTAAAATCATTAATAAATTAGATAAAATAATTGATAAAAAAGAGTCAATTATTTTATTAAGAGGTGATTTAGCAAGTGGTAAGACTACTTTAGTTAAAAACTATGTAAAGTTTTTGAAAATCGATGATTTAGTTACATCACCAACTTTTTCAATTCAAACAATTTATGGGGAAAATATTTACCATTATGATGTTTATAATAAGAGTTTAGAAGAGTTTATATCTTTAGGCTTATTAGAAGAGTTTGAAAAAGAAGGTATTCATTTTGTAGAGTGGGGGGATGATAGATTAAATGAACTTCTTAACTCTTATGGCTTCCATACTATTAAAATAGATATTGAAAAATTAGAAAATAAAAGGCGATATATAATTAATGCATAA
- the kdsB gene encoding 3-deoxy-manno-octulosonate cytidylyltransferase, whose translation MIIIPARLNSSRFQNKILVDILGLPMVIRTAKQVSSLDDVTIATDSEDVIRLAKEHGINAIITSNEHQSGTDRINEAAKKLNLKEDDIVINVQADEPFIEVDVIKAVISRVKEVRDNKEDIMIVSCHKKISSQLADDPNHVKVLLNDKGNATYFSRSKIPYYRDHYENATYNGHLGIYGFTVKSLDEFCKLPAAQTESIEKLEQLRAIYHEKKIAMVEVESKSFGIDTEEDLKNALNIFAK comes from the coding sequence ATGATAATAATACCTGCAAGATTAAATTCTAGTAGATTTCAAAATAAAATCTTAGTTGATATACTTGGTTTACCTATGGTTATAAGAACTGCAAAACAAGTAAGTAGTTTAGATGATGTAACAATCGCTACAGATTCTGAGGATGTAATAAGATTAGCAAAAGAACATGGAATAAATGCTATTATCACTTCAAATGAACATCAAAGTGGAACGGATAGGATAAATGAAGCAGCCAAAAAACTCAATTTAAAAGAAGATGATATCGTTATTAATGTTCAAGCTGATGAACCTTTTATAGAAGTTGATGTGATAAAAGCTGTTATTAGTAGAGTAAAAGAAGTTAGAGACAATAAAGAAGATATTATGATTGTATCTTGCCATAAAAAGATATCTTCACAATTAGCAGATGATCCAAATCATGTAAAAGTATTATTAAATGACAAGGGAAATGCCACATATTTTTCTAGAAGCAAAATTCCATACTACCGAGACCACTATGAGAATGCCACATATAATGGACATTTGGGAATTTATGGTTTTACTGTCAAAAGTTTAGATGAGTTTTGTAAACTTCCTGCAGCACAAACTGAAAGCATAGAAAAACTTGAACAATTAAGAGCAATTTATCATGAAAAGAAAATTGCGATGGTTGAAGTAGAGTCTAAATCCTTTGGTATTGATACAGAAGAAGATTTAAAAAATGCACTTAATATTTTTGCAAAATAA
- a CDS encoding M20 family metallopeptidase: MNYLSDLITIMSINSYTKNKDGVDKVGKHMSRWLEDLNFQKNSYSRELIGDHLLFLSKKRNGTKILLLGHNDTVFPPDTFESVTEDEDWIYGPGACDMKGGNIVALQALRNIFITNKEIHNIDFLLVSDEESGSDDSKFVTSYIAKNYDICFVFEAAGENMEVVTQRKGVGTFTILIEGKAAHAGNSYDKGIDANLEASFKLQDLVKLTNLDLETTVNVGKINGGIGANTISPKCEITLEIRYTSNDEKQRVLKGIDKIVDKSYINGTISTVAGSIQRDVMQENPNQLDLITQIEKITNSKILTEKRGGVSDANIVASCGVTTLDGFGPFGDGDHTVKERALKSSFQARIDLMTKILAHFQNND, translated from the coding sequence ATGAACTATTTAAGCGATTTGATCACTATAATGAGTATAAACTCTTATACAAAAAATAAAGATGGTGTTGATAAAGTTGGCAAACACATGTCAAGATGGCTGGAAGATTTAAACTTTCAAAAAAATAGTTACTCTCGTGAATTAATAGGTGATCACTTACTTTTTTTATCAAAGAAAAGAAATGGCACAAAAATTCTACTTTTAGGACATAATGATACCGTATTCCCTCCTGATACTTTTGAATCTGTTACAGAAGATGAAGATTGGATTTATGGGCCTGGTGCTTGTGATATGAAAGGTGGGAATATTGTTGCTTTACAAGCTCTTAGAAATATTTTTATTACAAATAAAGAAATTCATAATATAGATTTTTTACTTGTATCAGATGAAGAGTCTGGAAGTGATGATTCTAAATTTGTAACTTCATATATTGCAAAAAATTATGATATATGTTTTGTTTTTGAAGCAGCTGGTGAAAATATGGAAGTTGTTACTCAAAGAAAAGGAGTAGGAACTTTTACAATATTAATTGAAGGAAAGGCTGCACATGCAGGGAATAGTTATGATAAAGGAATAGATGCAAATTTAGAAGCTAGTTTTAAATTACAAGATTTAGTTAAATTGACAAACCTTGATTTAGAAACTACTGTAAATGTTGGAAAGATTAATGGTGGAATTGGAGCAAATACAATATCCCCTAAATGTGAAATTACTTTAGAAATAAGATACACCTCAAATGATGAAAAACAAAGAGTTTTAAAGGGTATAGACAAAATAGTAGATAAATCTTATATAAATGGGACTATATCTACAGTAGCAGGTTCAATCCAAAGAGATGTTATGCAAGAAAATCCTAATCAATTAGATTTAATTACTCAAATAGAAAAAATTACCAATAGTAAAATATTAACTGAAAAAAGAGGTGGTGTAAGTGATGCAAATATTGTTGCCTCCTGTGGAGTTACAACCTTAGATGGATTTGGTCCATTTGGAGATGGTGATCACACAGTAAAAGAAAGAGCCTTGAAAAGTAGTTTTCAAGCTAGAATTGATTTAATGACTAAAATTTTAGCTCATTTTCAAAATAATGATTAA
- a CDS encoding helix-hairpin-helix domain-containing protein, whose product MKKLPKIGLLYLDYVMRFFDKSNFKGWPDKIETVTYHWKNDKARFIKEIKRKKIKILIGNIPATAYETFVQISKELPDVRFVPSIETQFSNRSKENVTLFCKKYKISIPKTKIFYDKDEGYEYLKNKATYPQIIKRSYGPSNYGGYFVHKADSFKDAKKLLDEKKYNPIYTQNAIDLKDSGDIRVMLIGHKPICAFWRYSGKNQWITNTSQGGSMSYENIPMNALELAVKASKAAKAEYWACDIAISAKTGKAYILECATAFAAFPYIRDWICQYLMWDFSKGRFKKPHVPLFSWEELGKIDSSLLRTMRNIGFSKYKPSFDGEYYLNDTKDNFDMSLTEISNNGDVPDSIAPDKNANQSKNSKKTEDEYEKKRINLNEATLTDLMSLYGMEEDLAIEIKEYLEENIITDSSDLLELESIDSQMLKSWDESIDDMRIDINTATIEILKKINGIGPKLAKIILDYRKKVTSLKDINELKELEGIGKNKFSQLKSRLKIGE is encoded by the coding sequence ATGAAAAAATTGCCAAAAATAGGATTATTATATCTTGATTATGTAATGAGGTTTTTTGATAAATCAAATTTTAAAGGATGGCCTGATAAAATTGAAACTGTTACTTATCATTGGAAAAATGATAAAGCAAGGTTCATAAAAGAAATCAAAAGAAAAAAAATTAAAATATTAATAGGTAATATTCCTGCAACTGCTTATGAGACTTTTGTTCAAATATCAAAAGAACTCCCCGATGTGAGATTTGTACCTTCAATTGAAACACAATTTTCAAATAGATCAAAAGAGAATGTTACCCTCTTTTGTAAAAAGTATAAAATTTCTATTCCTAAAACAAAAATCTTTTATGATAAAGATGAAGGTTATGAATATTTAAAAAATAAAGCAACTTATCCTCAAATCATAAAAAGAAGTTATGGTCCATCAAATTATGGTGGTTATTTTGTCCATAAAGCAGATAGTTTTAAAGATGCAAAAAAACTTTTAGATGAAAAAAAATATAACCCAATTTATACTCAAAATGCTATTGATTTAAAGGATTCTGGAGATATAAGAGTAATGCTTATTGGGCATAAGCCAATTTGTGCCTTTTGGAGATATTCAGGTAAAAATCAATGGATAACAAATACTTCACAAGGAGGTTCGATGTCTTATGAAAATATCCCTATGAATGCTCTAGAACTTGCTGTAAAAGCAAGTAAAGCTGCAAAAGCAGAATACTGGGCTTGCGATATTGCAATTAGTGCAAAAACTGGAAAAGCATATATTTTAGAGTGTGCGACAGCATTTGCAGCATTTCCTTATATAAGAGATTGGATTTGTCAATATTTGATGTGGGATTTTTCAAAAGGAAGATTTAAAAAACCTCATGTTCCATTATTTTCATGGGAAGAATTAGGAAAAATTGATTCCTCTTTATTACGAACTATGAGAAACATTGGATTTAGTAAATATAAACCAAGCTTTGATGGAGAATATTATCTAAATGATACAAAAGATAATTTTGATATGTCTTTGACTGAAATAAGTAATAATGGGGATGTTCCAGATTCAATTGCACCTGATAAAAATGCTAATCAATCTAAAAATAGTAAAAAAACTGAAGATGAATATGAAAAGAAAAGAATAAATTTAAATGAAGCTACTTTAACTGATTTAATGTCTTTGTATGGGATGGAAGAGGATTTGGCTATAGAAATAAAAGAGTATTTAGAAGAAAATATTATCACTGATAGTTCTGATTTACTTGAATTAGAATCAATAGATTCTCAGATGTTAAAATCTTGGGATGAAAGTATCGATGATATGAGAATAGATATTAATACTGCTACTATAGAGATTCTAAAAAAAATAAATGGAATTGGGCCAAAACTTGCAAAAATTATTCTTGATTATAGAAAAAAAGTGACAAGTTTAAAAGATATCAATGAATTAAAAGAGCTAGAAGGTATTGGGAAAAATAAATTTAGTCAATTGAAGTCTAGATTAAAAATAGGAGAATGA
- a CDS encoding RimK family alpha-L-glutamate ligase, which yields MMDRKIGMWLYQNGGGDVIETKMIEKLKERNIETISNLNLRNAIAKNGHIVYDKMKLDKLDLFFSYNAGEQTQYQMYLYKALNRVIPMINNYDSFELTEDKFHTSFLLRTNGVKTADYKLCHRDDTHHLNTIMKKWSKMVYKPTDGWGGVGLTKIENEETLDMLIPFLNQMDLRYFYVEKFIEYDNTDYRIDIVDGQFVGCYGRKAGGNDWRTNVTSGGSIFLREPNDDVINLALKAAKVTGLDIAGVDIIYDRKKEEFVVLEVNGIPAFATPEQEKLGLDFNDKKIDLIVDLIDRKTKKGDKK from the coding sequence ATTATGGATAGAAAAATAGGTATGTGGCTTTATCAAAATGGTGGTGGAGATGTTATAGAAACAAAAATGATAGAAAAATTAAAAGAGAGAAATATAGAAACAATTTCTAATTTAAATTTGCGAAATGCAATTGCAAAAAATGGTCATATTGTTTATGATAAAATGAAATTAGATAAACTTGACTTGTTTTTTTCATATAATGCTGGAGAACAAACCCAATATCAAATGTATTTGTATAAAGCCTTAAATAGAGTTATTCCTATGATTAATAATTATGATTCTTTTGAATTAACAGAAGATAAGTTTCATACATCATTTTTGTTAAGAACAAATGGTGTAAAAACTGCAGATTATAAACTTTGTCATAGGGATGATACTCATCATTTAAATACTATTATGAAAAAATGGTCAAAAATGGTTTATAAACCAACTGATGGTTGGGGTGGAGTTGGTCTTACTAAAATAGAAAATGAAGAAACATTAGATATGCTTATTCCTTTTTTAAATCAAATGGATTTAAGATACTTTTATGTTGAAAAGTTTATTGAATATGATAATACTGATTATAGAATTGATATTGTTGATGGACAATTTGTAGGATGTTATGGTAGAAAAGCAGGTGGGAATGATTGGAGAACAAATGTCACAAGCGGTGGAAGTATATTTCTAAGAGAACCAAATGATGATGTAATCAATTTGGCACTAAAAGCAGCTAAAGTTACAGGACTTGATATTGCAGGTGTTGATATAATTTATGATAGAAAAAAAGAAGAATTTGTTGTTTTAGAAGTAAATGGAATACCTGCTTTTGCAACACCAGAACAAGAAAAATTAGGGTTAGATTTCAATGATAAAAAAATAGATTTGATTGTAGATTTAATTGATAGAAAAACTAAAAAAGGGGATAAAAAATGA
- a CDS encoding PAS domain S-box protein translates to MGSDLEKLKNTNYELKEIINNSWDGIAIIDFKSKFLYVNDALSPILGYTSLELLSLNFVDLVNESYKISFLQLLKNNMINSYDTDMNLVCTRKDKKPIYLKVTVSLMLNKKLFVLNTKDITKQISDDQILNEYVISSHTDKFGFITEVSDAFCKLTGYSKSELLGRSHAVIQHEDSPKELFEDLWSSIKSGKEWTGKIKNVKKNNDIFWVDLKIKPIYNKYGDITGFTALMFDITHTLEQSEKLLVQDNKLNIMTDTIRTISHEWRQPLNTISIIAQKLSLDIDDNGPFYEGLKKINESVKTLSNTIEEFKSLIEFEGQKEVVELKKLFETLIKPYKRVVNFEIICDETLILETYQDRLVTVFNNLVQNSIEAMQKNMMEDNKRIFIEVKKINDFVALSFHDNAGGIPKHNISKIFEPYFSTKDEKHGVGLGLYIVKSIIEMHLKGTIEVNSVSNETTIKIKLPIII, encoded by the coding sequence ATGGGTTCAGATTTAGAAAAATTGAAAAATACAAACTATGAATTAAAAGAAATAATTAATAACTCATGGGATGGAATTGCTATTATTGATTTTAAGAGTAAATTCTTGTATGTAAATGATGCTCTAAGTCCAATACTTGGATATACAAGTTTAGAATTACTATCTTTAAATTTTGTTGATTTAGTTAATGAATCATACAAAATCTCGTTTTTACAACTTTTAAAAAATAATATGATAAATTCATATGATACAGATATGAATCTTGTTTGTACAAGAAAAGATAAGAAACCAATTTATCTTAAAGTGACTGTTTCTCTTATGTTAAATAAAAAGCTTTTTGTTTTAAATACTAAAGATATTACAAAACAAATCTCAGATGACCAAATTTTAAATGAATATGTTATCTCAAGTCATACAGATAAGTTTGGTTTTATTACTGAAGTCTCTGATGCTTTTTGTAAATTAACAGGTTATTCAAAAAGTGAACTATTAGGAAGATCACATGCAGTTATTCAACATGAAGACTCTCCTAAAGAACTTTTTGAAGATTTGTGGAGTAGTATAAAAAGTGGCAAAGAATGGACAGGGAAAATCAAAAATGTAAAAAAGAATAATGACATTTTTTGGGTAGACCTTAAAATAAAACCAATTTATAATAAATATGGTGATATTACTGGATTTACAGCTCTTATGTTTGATATTACTCATACTTTAGAACAATCTGAAAAACTATTAGTTCAAGATAATAAGCTAAATATTATGACAGATACTATTAGAACTATTTCTCATGAATGGAGACAACCACTTAATACAATTTCTATTATTGCTCAGAAACTGTCTCTTGACATAGATGATAATGGACCTTTTTATGAAGGCTTAAAAAAAATAAATGAAAGTGTAAAAACTTTATCAAATACAATAGAAGAGTTTAAATCCCTAATAGAGTTTGAGGGACAAAAAGAGGTAGTAGAATTAAAAAAATTGTTTGAAACTTTAATCAAACCATATAAAAGGGTCGTTAACTTCGAAATAATATGTGATGAAACTTTAATACTAGAAACCTATCAAGATAGATTAGTAACTGTATTTAATAATCTTGTTCAAAATTCTATTGAAGCAATGCAAAAAAATATGATGGAAGATAATAAAAGGATATTTATAGAAGTTAAAAAAATAAACGATTTTGTTGCATTATCCTTTCACGATAATGCAGGTGGAATCCCTAAACATAATATTTCCAAAATATTCGAACCATATTTTTCAACAAAAGATGAGAAACATGGTGTAGGATTAGGATTATACATTGTTAAAAGTATTATCGAAATGCATTTAAAAGGTACAATAGAAGTTAACTCAGTCTCAAATGAAACAACTATTAAAATAAAATTGCCTATAATAATTTAA
- the trpD gene encoding anthranilate phosphoribosyltransferase, translating to MFSKDKLKFDDIFENRLPVEEVREYLIKLYEDGETAEQIAAAADAMRDHLIALPVDYSLKDELIDNCGTGGDKSNSFNISTTVSLLLVACGSKVAKHGNRSITSKSGSADMLEKLGINLNLNIDNQVKMLENTGFVFMFAQNHHPSMKNIMPIRKSIPHRTIFNILGPLSNPATVSKQLIGVFSDEYIHRMITALSLLDTRRAMVVSSKDGMDEISISDVTYATTLIDQRTSDFIIDPRDFGLGMYSKDDILGGDAKENAQISRDILEGKVTGAKLDIVLLNAGAALFIDNKAKDIKEGTEIAREAISSGKAKEKLDQIINFSKSMK from the coding sequence ATGTTTAGTAAAGACAAACTAAAATTTGATGATATATTTGAAAATAGACTTCCAGTGGAAGAAGTTAGAGAATATTTAATCAAATTATATGAAGATGGAGAAACCGCTGAACAAATAGCAGCAGCAGCTGATGCAATGAGAGATCATCTTATTGCTTTACCAGTTGATTATTCTTTAAAAGATGAGTTAATTGACAATTGTGGAACAGGTGGAGATAAATCAAATAGTTTTAATATCTCAACAACAGTTTCATTACTTTTGGTTGCTTGTGGTTCAAAAGTAGCAAAGCATGGGAATAGAAGTATTACAAGTAAGTCAGGAAGTGCTGATATGCTAGAAAAGCTTGGTATAAATCTAAATTTAAATATTGATAATCAAGTAAAAATGCTTGAAAATACTGGTTTTGTATTTATGTTTGCCCAAAATCATCATCCTTCTATGAAAAATATTATGCCTATACGAAAATCAATACCACATAGAACTATTTTTAATATTTTAGGACCTTTAAGTAATCCTGCAACAGTGTCAAAACAATTAATTGGTGTTTTTAGTGATGAATATATCCATAGAATGATTACAGCTCTAAGTCTTTTAGATACAAGAAGAGCTATGGTGGTCAGTTCTAAAGATGGAATGGATGAAATTTCAATTAGTGATGTTACTTATGCAACTACATTAATTGATCAAAGAACAAGTGATTTTATAATAGATCCTAGAGATTTTGGCTTAGGTATGTATTCAAAAGATGATATTTTAGGTGGTGATGCAAAAGAAAATGCTCAAATCTCAAGAGATATCTTAGAAGGCAAAGTAACTGGCGCAAAACTTGATATTGTATTACTTAATGCTGGCGCAGCACTATTTATTGATAATAAAGCAAAAGATATAAAAGAAGGTACTGAAATAGCAAGAGAGGCTATTAGTTCTGGAAAAGCAAAAGAAAAACTTGATCAAATCATTAATTTTTCTAAAAGTATGAAATAG
- a CDS encoding RNA-binding S4 domain-containing protein, with amino-acid sequence MRIDKFLNAVNITKRRAVAEDMLEHKVVHINGMPVKKAKEVKVGDLIEIKYLEYIEEYKVLQIPQTKSTPKSKQTEYIEKLKGKDDV; translated from the coding sequence ATGAGAATAGATAAATTTTTAAACGCAGTTAATATAACAAAAAGAAGAGCAGTTGCTGAAGATATGCTGGAGCATAAAGTAGTTCATATAAATGGTATGCCAGTCAAAAAAGCAAAAGAAGTTAAGGTTGGGGATTTAATTGAAATTAAATACTTAGAGTATATAGAAGAGTATAAAGTACTACAAATTCCACAAACAAAATCAACTCCAAAATCAAAACAAACAGAATATATAGAAAAACTAAAAGGAAAAGATGATGTTTAG
- the lptB gene encoding LPS export ABC transporter ATP-binding protein: MHKLRIENITKNIKKTQILHGISLEVKSGEIVGLLGPNGAGKTTTFYTVCGLVKPSSGKVFLDETDITNLPLHKRALRGIGYLPQESSIFKDLSVEDNLMLAAQIVTNDKAEQFKRVEELLEVFNIEPIRQRKGISLSGGERRRTEIARALVSKPVFLLLDEPFAGVDPIAVKDIQEIINQLTLRGIGVLITDHNVRETLQICDRAYVMKSGTLLASGNSDEIRNDVSVREHYLGESFTF, translated from the coding sequence ATGCATAAATTAAGAATAGAAAACATAACCAAAAACATTAAAAAAACTCAAATTTTACATGGTATTTCACTTGAAGTTAAATCTGGAGAAATAGTTGGTTTACTAGGACCAAATGGAGCAGGGAAAACTACAACTTTTTATACAGTTTGTGGACTTGTAAAACCAAGTTCAGGTAAAGTTTTTCTTGATGAAACAGATATTACAAATCTACCTTTGCATAAAAGGGCATTGAGAGGAATTGGCTATTTACCACAAGAGTCATCTATTTTTAAAGACTTAAGTGTAGAAGATAATTTAATGCTTGCAGCACAAATTGTTACAAATGATAAGGCAGAACAATTTAAAAGAGTAGAAGAGTTACTTGAAGTTTTTAATATTGAACCTATTAGACAAAGAAAAGGAATTTCTTTATCAGGAGGGGAAAGAAGAAGAACAGAAATAGCAAGAGCTTTAGTATCAAAACCAGTTTTTTTATTGCTTGATGAACCTTTTGCAGGGGTTGATCCAATTGCGGTTAAAGATATTCAAGAGATTATCAATCAATTGACACTTAGAGGTATAGGCGTATTAATAACAGATCATAATGTAAGAGAAACCCTTCAAATATGTGATAGGGCATATGTTATGAAAAGTGGGACATTATTAGCTTCTGGAAATAGTGATGAGATTAGAAATGATGTAAGCGTAAGAGAACACTACCTAGGAGAAAGTTTTACTTTTTAG
- a CDS encoding argininosuccinate synthase: MSKKEVKKVVLAYSGGLDTSTILKWLQDEYNAEVITFTADLGQGEEVEPARIKALACGIKPENIFILDIKEEFVKDYVFPMFRANAIYEGEYLLGTSIARPLIAKKQIEIAHKMGADAVSHGATGKGNDQVRFELGYLGLDSEITVIAPWREWDLNSREKLLAYAKKNGIEIDKKHLDKDGNPAISPYSMDANLLHISYEGLHLENPNNEPEESMWLWTTSPEKAPDEAEYITIGYKNGDPISINGEELSPATLLKKLNDYGNKHGIGRVDIVENRYVGMKARGCYETPGGTIMLKAHRAIESICLDREAAHLKDEMMPKYAKLIYQGYWFSPEREMLQAAIDATQVNVEGTVRLKLYKGNVMVVGRESVNSLYSEAHSTFEEDEVYNQKDAEGFIRLNALRFIIAGQKKKNN; the protein is encoded by the coding sequence ATGAGTAAAAAAGAAGTAAAAAAAGTAGTATTAGCCTATAGTGGTGGACTTGATACATCTACAATACTAAAATGGCTTCAAGATGAATATAATGCTGAAGTTATTACATTCACAGCTGATTTAGGTCAAGGTGAAGAAGTTGAACCAGCTAGAATTAAAGCTTTAGCTTGTGGAATTAAACCTGAAAATATATTTATACTAGATATCAAAGAAGAGTTTGTAAAAGATTATGTATTTCCTATGTTTAGAGCAAATGCAATTTATGAAGGTGAATATTTATTAGGTACTTCAATTGCAAGACCTTTAATTGCAAAAAAACAAATTGAAATTGCACATAAAATGGGTGCAGATGCTGTTTCTCATGGGGCAACAGGAAAAGGAAATGACCAAGTAAGATTTGAATTAGGTTATCTAGGACTTGATTCTGAGATTACTGTTATTGCACCTTGGAGAGAATGGGATTTAAATTCTAGAGAAAAATTATTAGCTTATGCTAAAAAAAATGGAATTGAAATAGACAAAAAACATCTTGATAAAGATGGAAACCCAGCTATTAGCCCATATTCTATGGATGCAAATCTTTTACATATTTCATATGAAGGTTTACATTTAGAAAATCCAAATAATGAACCAGAAGAATCAATGTGGTTATGGACAACTTCTCCTGAAAAAGCTCCTGATGAAGCTGAATACATTACTATTGGGTATAAAAATGGTGATCCAATATCAATCAATGGGGAAGAATTATCTCCTGCAACATTACTTAAAAAATTAAATGATTATGGTAATAAACATGGAATTGGAAGAGTTGATATTGTAGAAAATAGATATGTAGGTATGAAAGCAAGAGGATGTTATGAAACTCCAGGTGGAACAATTATGTTAAAAGCTCATAGAGCTATTGAATCTATATGTTTAGATAGAGAAGCTGCTCATTTAAAAGATGAAATGATGCCTAAATATGCAAAACTAATTTATCAAGGATATTGGTTTTCTCCAGAGAGAGAAATGCTTCAAGCTGCAATTGATGCAACTCAAGTAAATGTTGAAGGTACTGTAAGATTAAAACTTTACAAAGGTAATGTTATGGTTGTAGGAAGAGAATCTGTTAACTCTTTATATTCAGAAGCTCACTCTACATTTGAAGAAGACGAAGTATATAATCAAAAAGATGCAGAAGGTTTTATTAGACTTAATGCTCTTAGATTTATCATCGCAGGTCAAAAGAAAAAAAATAATTAA
- a CDS encoding response regulator, giving the protein MNKDFFKQLNILYVEDQEEIRNFTSNILNSIIGKLFVCNDGEEGLESFKNNPDIDLIIADINMPKMNGLEMIKRINEINSNIPSIVTTAHTDSSFYKKSIELGISSYCLKPLDLYELIKNITKCLEHKFLKNIIYTSNNKFDDSILELLNKQDSLVAIIEDGEIVAQNDIFSKNFKVFDINLEKILLDKEQFSTKEELKTTPWYEFISNLDNENVLIKIKVVDVTRTFKLNVTKIEKEKIYFLVSLFDITNLNEKSNLFEYKYNHDLITGLYNLNKFHKIFSIESKRVRRYRKDLSLIKLSVKNIDEKIISYEDFLNDISELIKNNIREHDICFKAEKSHFIVLLPETDLDGALNVSYKLENILNTMLMNKKLSQHSFFGVVELKNDDNEDLILQRLSSALNKALENEEERIFYF; this is encoded by the coding sequence ATGAATAAAGATTTTTTTAAACAACTAAATATACTTTATGTGGAAGACCAAGAAGAAATAAGAAATTTCACTTCTAATATTTTAAATAGTATTATTGGTAAATTGTTTGTCTGCAACGATGGAGAAGAAGGTCTTGAATCATTTAAAAATAATCCTGATATAGATTTAATTATTGCTGATATTAATATGCCTAAAATGAATGGGTTAGAGATGATAAAAAGAATTAATGAAATTAATTCAAATATACCTAGTATCGTAACAACAGCACATACTGATTCTAGTTTTTATAAAAAATCTATTGAATTAGGTATTAGTTCATATTGTTTAAAACCTTTAGACTTATATGAATTAATAAAAAATATTACAAAATGTTTAGAACACAAGTTTTTAAAAAATATTATATATACTAGTAACAATAAATTTGATGACTCTATTCTTGAGTTACTAAATAAACAAGATAGTTTGGTAGCTATTATAGAAGATGGGGAAATAGTTGCACAGAATGATATATTTTCAAAAAACTTCAAAGTATTTGATATAAATTTAGAAAAAATATTATTAGACAAAGAACAATTTTCTACGAAAGAAGAGTTGAAAACTACTCCTTGGTATGAGTTTATATCTAATTTAGATAATGAAAATGTCTTAATAAAGATAAAAGTAGTTGATGTTACAAGAACTTTTAAATTAAATGTTACAAAAATAGAAAAGGAAAAGATATATTTTCTAGTCTCTTTATTTGATATTACAAATTTAAATGAAAAATCAAATCTATTCGAATATAAATATAACCATGACTTAATAACAGGCTTATACAATCTAAATAAATTTCACAAGATTTTTTCAATTGAATCAAAAAGAGTTAGAAGATATAGAAAAGATTTATCTTTAATAAAACTAAGCGTAAAAAATATAGATGAAAAAATTATCTCTTATGAAGACTTTTTAAATGATATTAGTGAATTAATTAAAAATAATATTAGAGAACATGATATTTGTTTTAAAGCTGAAAAATCACATTTTATAGTTTTACTTCCAGAAACTGATTTAGATGGTGCATTAAATGTATCTTATAAACTTGAAAATATTTTAAATACAATGCTTATGAATAAAAAACTTTCTCAACACAGTTTTTTTGGAGTCGTTGAATTGAAAAATGATGATAATGAAGATCTTATTTTACAAAGATTAAGTTCTGCTTTAAACAAAGCACTAGAAAATGAAGAAGAGAGAATTTTTTACTTCTAA